In Stigmatopora nigra isolate UIUO_SnigA chromosome 2, RoL_Snig_1.1, whole genome shotgun sequence, a single window of DNA contains:
- the LOC144212029 gene encoding putative G-protein coupled receptor 139 isoform X1, giving the protein MEEVGVTIFVTVQKIYYPLLCIMGIPANLFTFYMICFRKCGMSDTAVVYLSCLAIVDTFYLVWVILIDLTLTFWLLQPFWHSYPWCGILGFLQYGSLYSSSWIVVVFTIERYLVLRSTEAKQTFSQKRVTRLTCIAIVVASHLMSVPLGWINVVVPVNITVDGENMTIPRCQYQKEIYSTVIVWITTFLSGGIPIVVVIIFNYLIGLHLCRVSNLFTKEERRVMHGRSTRGMLRRTILLLGTVSLAFVVLSLPRFVTYCILRTQYNTEYFNRDDYTIPINIAGDLANMLQNLNSTTNFLLYCMVSGRFRQELFRVVTCKDVTRETISFLTHTMKVFSVSEQRVTSSHIREDDQAQTCPVEKTQLYK; this is encoded by the exons ATGGAGGAAGTTGGTGTGACTATATTTGTCACCGTTCAGAAGATCTACTACCCACTTCTTTGCATCATGGGCATTCCAG CAAACCTTTTCACCTTCTACATGATCTGCTTCCGTAAATGTGGAATGTCTGACACAGCTGTTGTCTACCTCAGCTGCCTGGCTATAGTGGACACTTTCTACCTGGTGTGGGTGATCCTGATTGACCTGACCCTCACCTTTTGGTTGCTGCAACCCTTCTGGCACTCTTACCCATGGTGTGGAATTCTTGGATTCCTGCAGTATGGTTCTCTCTACAGTTCCTCCTGGATTGTGGTGGTATTTACTATCGAGCGTTACTTGGTTCTACGCAGCACAGAAGCCAAGCAGactttctcccagaaaagggtCACTCGGCTTACTTGTATTGCCATTGTCGTAGCGTCTCACCTGATGTCGGTGCCGCTTGGATGGATCAACGTTGTCGTACCCGTCAACATCACGGTGGATGGAGAAAACATGACAATACCACGATGTCAATACCAGAAGGAGATCTATTCCACTGTTATTGTGTGGATTACTACCTTTCTATCGGGAGGTATTCCCATCGTGGTCGTCATTATCTTCAACTATCTCATTGGGCTTCATCTATGTCGGGTCAGTAACTTATTCACCAAAGAGGAGCGTCGTGTCATGCATGGACGAAGCACTAGGGGCATGTTGAGAAGGACCATCCTCCTGCTAGGGACAGTCTCTTTGGCATTTGTGGTACTTAGTCTACCTCGCTTTGTCACATACTGCATCCTCAGGACTCAGTACAACACGGAATACTTCAACAGAGACGACTATACAATCCCCATCAATATTGCTGGCGACCTGGCTAACATGTTACAGAATTTAAACTCCACCACAAACTTTTTACTCTACTGCATGGTCAGTGGTCGCTTCCGGCAAGAGTTGTTTCGAGTGGTGACTTGTAAAGATGTGACGAGAGAAACTATATCCTTTCTCACACATACCATGAAAGTATTTTCAGTGTCAGAACAGAGGGTTACATCATCTCATATCCGTGAAGATGACCAGGCCCAGACCTGTCCAGTAGAGAAAACACAGTTGTACAAATAA
- the LOC144212029 gene encoding putative G-protein coupled receptor 139 isoform X2, protein MQWESRSVHLCGVCMANLFTFYMICFRKCGMSDTAVVYLSCLAIVDTFYLVWVILIDLTLTFWLLQPFWHSYPWCGILGFLQYGSLYSSSWIVVVFTIERYLVLRSTEAKQTFSQKRVTRLTCIAIVVASHLMSVPLGWINVVVPVNITVDGENMTIPRCQYQKEIYSTVIVWITTFLSGGIPIVVVIIFNYLIGLHLCRVSNLFTKEERRVMHGRSTRGMLRRTILLLGTVSLAFVVLSLPRFVTYCILRTQYNTEYFNRDDYTIPINIAGDLANMLQNLNSTTNFLLYCMVSGRFRQELFRVVTCKDVTRETISFLTHTMKVFSVSEQRVTSSHIREDDQAQTCPVEKTQLYK, encoded by the exons atGCAGTGggagtccaggtcggtccacctgtgtggagtttgcatgg CAAACCTTTTCACCTTCTACATGATCTGCTTCCGTAAATGTGGAATGTCTGACACAGCTGTTGTCTACCTCAGCTGCCTGGCTATAGTGGACACTTTCTACCTGGTGTGGGTGATCCTGATTGACCTGACCCTCACCTTTTGGTTGCTGCAACCCTTCTGGCACTCTTACCCATGGTGTGGAATTCTTGGATTCCTGCAGTATGGTTCTCTCTACAGTTCCTCCTGGATTGTGGTGGTATTTACTATCGAGCGTTACTTGGTTCTACGCAGCACAGAAGCCAAGCAGactttctcccagaaaagggtCACTCGGCTTACTTGTATTGCCATTGTCGTAGCGTCTCACCTGATGTCGGTGCCGCTTGGATGGATCAACGTTGTCGTACCCGTCAACATCACGGTGGATGGAGAAAACATGACAATACCACGATGTCAATACCAGAAGGAGATCTATTCCACTGTTATTGTGTGGATTACTACCTTTCTATCGGGAGGTATTCCCATCGTGGTCGTCATTATCTTCAACTATCTCATTGGGCTTCATCTATGTCGGGTCAGTAACTTATTCACCAAAGAGGAGCGTCGTGTCATGCATGGACGAAGCACTAGGGGCATGTTGAGAAGGACCATCCTCCTGCTAGGGACAGTCTCTTTGGCATTTGTGGTACTTAGTCTACCTCGCTTTGTCACATACTGCATCCTCAGGACTCAGTACAACACGGAATACTTCAACAGAGACGACTATACAATCCCCATCAATATTGCTGGCGACCTGGCTAACATGTTACAGAATTTAAACTCCACCACAAACTTTTTACTCTACTGCATGGTCAGTGGTCGCTTCCGGCAAGAGTTGTTTCGAGTGGTGACTTGTAAAGATGTGACGAGAGAAACTATATCCTTTCTCACACATACCATGAAAGTATTTTCAGTGTCAGAACAGAGGGTTACATCATCTCATATCCGTGAAGATGACCAGGCCCAGACCTGTCCAGTAGAGAAAACACAGTTGTACAAATAA
- the traf3ip2a gene encoding E3 ubiquitin ligase TRAF3IP2, giving the protein MDFSNGFRPLQSVPVEVDERMAPSSLGLDLPPDSHQCSQMGNSRIWEQTDDINIYENRERLLQRYFQSVSKTSPPLSDPLFNPQMTDIQNGHVWLPKQEGNYPSGFKKHQNLLESSVDETHGLEQPLPLLSDTNAGYNVLNRYPAAFAPGHCIYPKQESFPEHRLCPHQRIPPFQRAGNHPGTKMHYKDVPKANNAFHPQSNASPKNVMCEVSLGYPIQADPGPGTRETRKTITLPEEYRNVFITYSVDTADEMTVFTKFLISQGFKPAIDIFDNATRRMGITRWMDRFLNDKSVLIIVAISPKYKEDVEGDGDDEHGLHTKYIHNQIQNEFIQQGCLNFRLIPVLFSNATKKHVPSWLQNTRIYRWPLDTQNLLLRLFREERYIIPQAEASLTLTISPL; this is encoded by the exons ATGGATTTTTCAAATG GGTTCCGCCCTCTTCAAAGTGTTCCTGTCGAGGTGGATGAGCGCATGGCACCCTCCAGTCTTGGTTTGGACTTGCCACCTGATTCCCATCAATGCAGCCAAATGGGGAACAGCAGAATCTGGGAGCAAACTGACGACATAAACATCTACGAGAACCGGGAAAGACTACTTCAACGTTATTTTCAGAGTGTATCCAAAACAAGTCCTCCTTTATCCGACCCGCTCTTCAATCCTCAGATGACAGACATCCAGAATGGCCACGTTTGGCTTCCAAAACAAGAAGGAAATTACCCAAGTGGGTTTAAGAAACACCAAAACCTCCTTGAGTCTTCAGTCGATGAGACACATGGTTTGGAGCAGCCACTCCCGCTCTTGTCTGACACTAACGCCGGCTACAATGTCCTAAATCGCTATCCAGCAGCATTTGCACCTGGCCACT GCATCTATCCAAAGCAAGAGAGTTTTCCTGAACACCGTTTGTGTCCACACCAGAGAATTCCTCCCTTTCAGCGGGCAGG GAACCATCCAGGAACTAAAATGCATTATAAAGATGTTCCAAAAGCCAATAATGCCTTTCATCCACAAAGCAACGCATCTCCCAAGAATGTTATGTGTGAGGTCAGTTTAGGTTACCCAATTCAGGCAGATCCAGGACCCGGTACTCGAGAGACTAGGAAGACCATCACGCTTCCTGAAGAATATC GGAATGTTTTTATTACATATTCAGTGGATACAGCTGATGAAATGACTGTCTTCACCAAATTTCTAATAAGTCAGGGCTTCAAACCAGCA ATTGACATTTTTGACAATGCGACCAGACGAATGGGCATTACCCGATGGATGGACAGATTTTTGAATGAT AAATCTGTCCTCATCATTGTGGCAATCAGCCCAAAGTACAAAGAGGATGTGGAGGGGGATGGTGATGACGAGCATGGGCTACACACCAAGTACATCCACAATCAA attcaaaatgaattcatccAACAAGGCTGTCTGAATTTCAGACTTATACCAGTATTGTTCTCCAATGCGACTAAG AAACATGTACCCAGTTGGCTTCAAAACACAAGGATCTACAGGTGGCCTCTTGACACACAGAACCTGCTCTTGCGCCTGTTTAGGGAGGAGCGCTACATCATTCCACAGGCAGAAGCATCTCTCACCCTCACAATTTCGccactgtga